A portion of the Granulosicoccus antarcticus IMCC3135 genome contains these proteins:
- a CDS encoding DUF302 domain-containing protein, whose protein sequence is MPNALFKGAILSVAIAAGVVSGCSDDDNSTGGVDGDLNSNPGFITIDSARPVGEAIGALQLALDNNEAITSLPLIDHQANAANIDEELRPTSVQLFGNPALGTPLMQVNQMAGLDLPQKILAWEDADGATHLAYNSADYLQQRHAIAGNEAALTSLENIGNALNALASNASGNTAEEASGDTEEGSTSAFPGEGIITVVSTRDMDTTYSALVTSIESADALILVAELDHAANAQTVEMDLNPTRLVIFGNPNAGTPLMQAEQTIGIDLPQKMLVFEDADGVVTIAYNDPAYLAERHGISGQDVRLTAISAALAGLANNAAGIVPAE, encoded by the coding sequence ATGCCTAATGCCCTTTTTAAAGGTGCCATCCTCAGTGTTGCCATTGCTGCCGGAGTTGTCAGCGGTTGCAGTGATGATGACAATTCAACAGGGGGCGTCGATGGCGACTTGAACAGCAATCCGGGTTTCATAACCATCGATAGTGCTCGTCCGGTTGGTGAAGCTATTGGCGCGTTACAGCTGGCGTTGGACAATAACGAGGCAATCACATCACTGCCTCTCATTGATCATCAGGCCAATGCAGCCAATATCGATGAAGAGCTACGACCAACGTCAGTACAATTGTTCGGCAATCCTGCTCTGGGAACGCCACTGATGCAAGTGAATCAGATGGCAGGACTGGATCTGCCACAGAAAATTCTTGCCTGGGAAGATGCAGATGGTGCTACACACCTGGCCTACAACTCAGCAGATTACCTGCAACAACGACATGCAATCGCAGGCAACGAGGCAGCACTGACGTCGCTAGAGAATATTGGCAATGCCTTGAATGCGTTGGCAAGCAATGCATCAGGCAACACAGCTGAAGAGGCGTCTGGAGATACGGAGGAGGGTTCAACTTCAGCATTCCCGGGGGAGGGCATCATCACGGTAGTCAGTACTCGTGATATGGACACAACCTACAGTGCGTTGGTTACCTCAATTGAGAGCGCTGATGCGCTGATCCTGGTCGCAGAGCTGGACCATGCCGCCAATGCGCAGACGGTGGAAATGGATCTTAACCCGACGCGATTGGTCATTTTCGGTAACCCGAATGCGGGCACACCGCTGATGCAGGCGGAGCAGACCATTGGTATCGATCTGCCGCAGAAGATGCTGGTGTTTGAAGACGCGGATGGTGTGGTGACAATCGCCTACAACGATCCTGCTTATCTGGCAGAGCGTCATGGTATCAGCGGCCAGGATGTGCGTCTGACGGCTATCAGTGCGGCCCTTGCTGGTCTGGCCAACAATGCTGCCGGAATTGTCCCGGCAGAGTAA
- a CDS encoding DUF3127 domain-containing protein, protein MGYKAEGKLEKIFDTEQKSGSFQAREFVIEVADGQYPQMVKFQLVQDKCALVDDYSEGDTIEVEFDLRGREWNGKYFTNLQAWRISRGGEGGGESSGGGGQSQGSRAPAAAPQAPAASAKTDFDDDIPF, encoded by the coding sequence ATGGGCTACAAGGCCGAAGGAAAGTTAGAAAAGATTTTTGATACCGAACAGAAAAGCGGATCCTTTCAGGCTCGCGAGTTCGTGATTGAAGTGGCTGACGGGCAATACCCGCAGATGGTCAAATTCCAGTTAGTGCAGGACAAATGTGCACTGGTGGATGATTATTCCGAAGGCGACACGATCGAAGTCGAATTTGATCTGCGTGGCCGTGAGTGGAACGGCAAGTATTTCACCAATCTGCAAGCCTGGCGCATATCGCGTGGCGGCGAGGGTGGTGGTGAGAGCAGTGGCGGTGGTGGCCAGTCGCAAGGGTCCAGAGCTCCTGCGGCGGCACCTCAAGCTCCTGCGGCATCTGCCAAGACTGATTTTGACGATGATATTCCGTTTTAG
- the aroC gene encoding chorismate synthase, translated as MAGNTFGKLFTVSTFGESHGPALGCIVDGCPPGLPLSSADLQKDLDRRKPGTSRYTTQRREADEVEILSGVFEGKTTGTPIGLLIRNTDQRSRDYDKIKEQFRPAHADYTYQQKYGFRDYRGGGRSSARETAMRVAAGSIAKIALAQPSFGGVKVRGYLSQLGPIVLDRSGFDWDEIENNAFFWPNASQIPELEAYMQKLSKDGDSIGAKVNVQADNVPVGWGEPVFDRLDADIAHGLMSINAVKGVEIGAGFAAVSQRGTEHRDEITSQGFLSNQAGGVLGGISSGQSITAALALKPTSSLRLPGRSVDIQGNDIEVITTGRHDPCVGIRATPIAEAMLALVLADHAMRHRAQNADVKQGTPIIPAGRA; from the coding sequence ATGGCAGGAAATACATTTGGCAAGCTCTTCACCGTCTCAACCTTTGGTGAGAGTCATGGTCCCGCATTGGGTTGTATCGTGGATGGTTGCCCTCCGGGCTTACCCCTGTCCAGTGCAGATCTGCAAAAAGATCTGGACCGGCGCAAACCGGGCACCAGTCGCTATACAACACAGCGGCGCGAGGCTGATGAGGTGGAAATCCTCTCCGGCGTGTTCGAGGGCAAGACGACGGGTACGCCCATTGGTTTGCTGATTCGCAACACCGATCAGCGCTCTCGCGATTACGACAAGATCAAAGAGCAGTTTCGTCCGGCACATGCCGACTACACCTATCAGCAAAAATACGGCTTCCGTGATTATCGAGGTGGAGGGCGTTCCTCAGCTCGTGAAACTGCGATGCGCGTCGCCGCAGGTTCGATTGCCAAGATTGCACTGGCACAGCCCTCGTTCGGTGGCGTCAAGGTGCGTGGTTATCTGTCACAACTAGGCCCTATCGTGCTGGATCGATCTGGCTTCGACTGGGATGAAATCGAGAACAATGCTTTCTTCTGGCCTAATGCCTCGCAGATACCAGAACTGGAAGCCTATATGCAGAAACTGAGCAAGGATGGCGATTCTATTGGTGCCAAGGTCAATGTGCAGGCGGACAATGTGCCGGTTGGCTGGGGCGAGCCCGTCTTTGACAGACTCGACGCCGATATCGCACATGGCTTGATGAGTATCAATGCCGTCAAGGGTGTGGAAATCGGGGCAGGCTTTGCCGCTGTGTCCCAACGTGGTACAGAGCATCGCGATGAAATCACCAGTCAGGGTTTTCTGTCGAATCAGGCAGGTGGTGTGCTGGGCGGCATTTCATCGGGTCAGAGCATTACTGCAGCTCTGGCGCTGAAGCCGACATCCAGTTTGCGTCTGCCCGGACGCAGCGTGGATATCCAGGGTAATGATATTGAAGTGATTACCACTGGACGTCATGATCCCTGTGTGGGCATTCGCGCAACGCCTATCGCCGAAGCCATGCTGGCTCTGGTGCTGGCTGACCATGCCATGCGTCATCGGGCACAGAATGCCGATGTAAAACAAGGAACCCCCATCATTCCGGCTGGCCGCGCATAA
- a CDS encoding RelA/SpoT family protein yields MRHTYSPDDEAFATMESSQDYLTENCTRNQALIIRRAVEHCWAVRERKTGYPEAIHVAGQLKQMRADMPILVSALLGTDVAAKEYSIDFVREHYGQEIAQLTDGVRWLNALTISDAFGSGDQAETLRRMVLTMVTDVRVVLVKLAYRTQRLYQLIKTGPVERSIAVAQETLTIYTPLANRLGLGQLKWELEDVAFRIVEPEAYKRIAKALEENRASREVYIEDFVNDLSNRVESHGIKIASVFGRPKHIYSIWKKMRDKHIGFSDLFDVRAVRVLVDDIQQCYSVLGIAHSIWQPISREFDDYIANPKGNGYRSLHTAVIGPRGKPVEIQIRTRLMDDDAENGVAAHWAYKEGAPVDLNLQKGINALRQLLDDNDDEFLVEGFSQQLDSQRVYVFTPKGEVIDLSKGATPLDFAYHVHSEIGHRCRGAKINGRIVPLTYALTNGDQVEILTTREPAPSRDWLNQSLGYINSSRARGKVRAWFNQQDHDQQLSDGRSILDRELKRYRATSLAIDTLVKRLKFDKANDLFVAIGRNDVTVSQIVGAIDHLAEPVARSTDIVNRQDSLDHSNSAIHVRGVGNLLTTIAPCCQAVPPDSIVGFITRGKGVTIHRADCSNILNLRESERERLIDVDWGESGSSRYRVEIHIIAYDRNGLLRDVSTVLSALNVDVVSVNTLSDEASQTADMKIGLHIANTSELTTIMDKIRQLRNVQDVERVN; encoded by the coding sequence ATGAGGCATACCTACAGTCCTGATGATGAAGCGTTTGCAACAATGGAGTCCTCGCAGGACTACCTGACAGAAAACTGTACACGTAATCAGGCTCTTATCATTCGGCGAGCTGTGGAACATTGCTGGGCTGTACGAGAACGCAAAACCGGTTATCCCGAAGCGATTCACGTGGCAGGTCAGCTAAAGCAGATGCGAGCGGACATGCCGATACTGGTGTCCGCTCTGCTGGGCACCGATGTCGCTGCTAAGGAATATTCCATTGATTTTGTCCGTGAACACTACGGCCAGGAAATCGCGCAGCTGACCGATGGTGTGCGCTGGTTGAATGCATTGACGATCAGTGATGCATTCGGCTCGGGCGATCAGGCTGAAACCCTGCGTCGTATGGTGCTCACCATGGTGACCGACGTTCGAGTGGTGCTGGTGAAGCTGGCCTACCGGACGCAGCGCCTTTATCAGTTGATAAAGACAGGTCCAGTCGAGCGCAGCATCGCGGTTGCACAGGAAACCTTGACCATCTACACCCCGCTAGCCAACCGCTTGGGCCTGGGGCAGCTGAAATGGGAACTGGAAGATGTGGCGTTCCGCATTGTGGAGCCCGAGGCCTACAAGCGTATAGCCAAGGCACTGGAGGAAAACCGCGCCTCGCGAGAGGTCTATATCGAGGATTTCGTCAACGATTTGTCCAACCGTGTGGAATCTCACGGTATCAAGATTGCCTCGGTTTTTGGTCGTCCCAAGCATATCTACAGCATCTGGAAGAAGATGCGCGACAAGCACATCGGCTTCTCTGATCTTTTCGATGTACGCGCGGTTCGGGTGCTGGTCGATGATATCCAGCAGTGTTACAGCGTACTGGGTATTGCCCACAGCATCTGGCAACCGATCAGTCGCGAATTTGACGACTACATTGCAAACCCCAAAGGTAACGGGTATCGCTCATTGCACACGGCCGTTATCGGTCCGCGCGGCAAACCGGTGGAAATTCAGATCCGTACACGTCTGATGGATGATGATGCCGAAAATGGCGTCGCAGCTCACTGGGCCTATAAAGAAGGCGCACCGGTGGATCTGAATCTGCAGAAGGGGATCAATGCGCTGCGCCAGCTACTCGATGATAATGATGATGAGTTTCTGGTCGAAGGTTTTTCCCAGCAACTGGATTCCCAGCGAGTCTATGTTTTTACGCCCAAAGGTGAGGTCATCGATCTGAGCAAGGGCGCTACACCGCTGGATTTTGCCTATCACGTGCATTCCGAGATTGGTCACCGCTGTCGTGGTGCCAAGATCAACGGACGTATTGTGCCGCTTACCTATGCGCTGACCAATGGCGATCAGGTTGAAATACTGACCACCCGGGAGCCCGCTCCCAGTCGCGACTGGCTGAATCAATCACTGGGTTATATCAACAGCAGCCGAGCCCGCGGCAAAGTGCGCGCCTGGTTCAATCAGCAGGACCATGACCAGCAACTGAGTGATGGTCGCAGCATTCTGGACCGTGAGCTCAAGCGCTATAGAGCCACCTCGCTGGCCATCGATACGCTGGTCAAGCGGTTGAAGTTTGACAAGGCCAATGATCTGTTTGTCGCCATTGGTCGCAATGATGTGACGGTCTCCCAGATCGTCGGTGCTATCGATCACCTGGCAGAGCCGGTTGCCCGATCTACAGACATTGTCAATCGGCAAGATAGCCTGGATCACTCGAATAGCGCGATTCACGTGCGTGGTGTGGGGAATCTGCTGACAACCATTGCTCCCTGTTGTCAGGCGGTACCACCGGACAGCATCGTTGGCTTCATTACCCGTGGCAAGGGCGTAACCATTCATCGGGCTGATTGCAGCAATATTCTCAATTTGCGTGAATCTGAACGTGAGCGCCTGATTGACGTTGACTGGGGGGAGAGCGGTAGCAGTCGGTATCGGGTCGAGATTCATATTATTGCGTATGACCGTAACGGGCTGTTGCGTGATGTGTCTACGGTTCTGTCTGCGCTGAACGTCGATGTCGTCTCCGTCAATACACTGAGCGATGAAGCCTCGCAGACGGCCGATATGAAAATTGGTCTGCACATCGCCAATACATCTGAACTAACCACGATCATGGACAAGATTCGTCAACTCAGGAACGTTCAAGATGTTGAACGAGTCAATTAG
- a CDS encoding ABC transporter permease — protein sequence MSLANPVSVEGAIPAAQQKRKAGWLRQFMFALRSLGRDLRAGELRVLALALLVAVASVTAVGFFTDRIGRAVERQAGDVLAADLMASSGFKLPPELLSNIEQRDLQTAQYVRFPSVVINEREESQLVAIKAVSGNYPLRGTLRLAEMNTPETSFNAEAGSPAPGTVWVDSQLRSALELSVGDTLTLGASQFAVDKIILFEPDRGENAFEFAPRVMISLDDLEAAGLLGEGSRATYTLLMAGETAAVDTARDFLETEYTSEVRVQGVRDGSPQMKRALDRAQRFLGLASVVTVLLAGAAIALAVRHFALKQADASAVMRTLGATRAEVIVWLSTRLALIALVASVIGITLGWFAQLVLANLLQGWFGLALPAPGFMAPLIGTLTAFIALAGFGLLPIIQAGRVNVMRVLQRDYSSMDASAMTTALFGFVATFIVVFLLSRDLLLSVIVVLGVVVMLAIFGLFGRVMIKGVRSLAGPRFRLSTAGLQRRAASSTVQLAAFAMGIMALLLISIVRIDLLSAWEQDLPEDAPNVFIVNIQPDQVEGLAAQLESQGIQSTGIHPMIRARLVAHNGEPVLSDDSSDQDERRARREYNLSYSNSVPAGNQIVSGEWWATDGSAPPLLSVEQEWAEERGYAIGDTLTFKSAGVETSATIANWREVDWESFQVNFFAVSSPAMLEGLPSTYITSFHIDGDFAATTTGWVRQFPGIATLDVGAIITRIKSLMDRASLAVEYVFLFTLLAGFCVLLAAVQSSRGERIRESALLRALGASHQQLREAVIAEFAILGAIAGLLASLFATLIAWSLSQFVFELPFQLNAWLWIIGIFGGAFGIATAGYLATRRVLYTPPIVALRHAN from the coding sequence ATGAGCCTGGCGAATCCTGTCAGCGTCGAAGGCGCAATTCCGGCAGCTCAGCAAAAGCGCAAAGCCGGCTGGCTGCGTCAATTCATGTTTGCTCTGCGTTCCCTGGGGCGAGATCTGCGTGCTGGTGAACTGCGAGTATTGGCGCTGGCCTTGTTGGTCGCCGTCGCCTCGGTCACAGCCGTGGGTTTCTTTACTGATCGTATTGGTCGTGCCGTCGAGCGTCAGGCAGGCGATGTGCTGGCAGCCGATCTGATGGCAAGCTCTGGCTTCAAGCTCCCGCCGGAGCTGCTCAGCAATATAGAGCAGCGGGACCTGCAGACAGCGCAATACGTGCGTTTTCCGAGTGTTGTCATTAATGAGCGCGAAGAATCACAGCTCGTTGCCATCAAGGCGGTGTCCGGTAATTACCCCCTGCGAGGCACGTTGCGCCTTGCAGAAATGAATACGCCGGAGACCAGTTTCAACGCCGAAGCTGGTTCGCCGGCACCCGGAACTGTCTGGGTCGACAGCCAGTTACGCTCGGCCCTGGAGCTGAGTGTTGGCGATACTCTGACACTGGGCGCCAGTCAGTTTGCGGTAGACAAGATCATTCTTTTTGAGCCCGATCGGGGCGAGAATGCCTTCGAATTTGCACCTCGGGTCATGATCAGTCTGGATGATCTGGAGGCGGCAGGGTTGCTGGGTGAAGGCAGTCGGGCAACCTATACCTTGCTGATGGCTGGCGAAACGGCAGCGGTGGACACGGCAAGGGATTTTCTGGAAACCGAATACACCAGTGAGGTACGTGTGCAGGGAGTGCGTGATGGCAGCCCGCAGATGAAACGTGCTCTGGATCGGGCTCAGCGTTTTCTGGGGCTGGCCTCGGTTGTCACCGTCCTGTTGGCAGGTGCTGCCATTGCTCTGGCTGTTCGTCATTTTGCCCTGAAGCAGGCTGACGCCAGTGCTGTCATGCGCACCCTGGGTGCGACCCGTGCTGAAGTGATTGTATGGCTGTCCACACGGTTGGCATTGATTGCTCTGGTTGCCTCGGTAATCGGCATAACTCTGGGTTGGTTCGCCCAGTTGGTACTCGCCAATCTTCTGCAGGGCTGGTTCGGTCTGGCACTACCCGCGCCGGGCTTCATGGCTCCGCTTATAGGCACATTGACAGCCTTTATTGCACTGGCAGGTTTTGGTCTTCTACCTATCATTCAGGCAGGGCGTGTCAATGTCATGCGTGTTTTACAGAGAGATTATTCCAGTATGGACGCCAGTGCCATGACGACCGCCTTGTTTGGTTTTGTGGCCACGTTCATTGTTGTTTTTCTACTGTCTCGCGATTTGCTGTTGAGCGTTATCGTGGTGCTTGGCGTGGTTGTCATGTTGGCGATTTTTGGCCTGTTTGGCCGCGTCATGATCAAGGGCGTAAGATCACTGGCCGGGCCGCGATTTCGGTTGAGTACTGCCGGTTTGCAGCGCCGCGCCGCCAGTAGTACCGTACAGCTGGCCGCTTTTGCCATGGGTATCATGGCCCTGCTGTTGATATCCATTGTCCGGATTGACCTGCTATCCGCCTGGGAGCAGGACTTGCCTGAGGATGCCCCCAATGTATTCATCGTCAATATTCAACCCGATCAGGTTGAGGGTCTGGCGGCTCAGCTCGAATCCCAGGGCATACAGAGCACGGGAATACATCCGATGATCAGGGCCCGTCTGGTTGCCCACAATGGCGAGCCGGTTCTGTCGGATGATTCCAGCGATCAGGATGAGCGACGGGCTCGGCGCGAGTACAACCTTTCCTATTCGAACAGTGTTCCCGCAGGTAACCAGATTGTGTCCGGAGAGTGGTGGGCTACCGATGGCAGTGCACCGCCTTTACTCTCTGTCGAGCAGGAATGGGCGGAAGAGCGAGGTTACGCCATTGGTGACACTCTGACCTTCAAGAGTGCAGGGGTGGAGACAAGTGCAACTATTGCCAATTGGCGAGAAGTGGACTGGGAGTCTTTTCAAGTGAATTTTTTTGCCGTTTCCTCTCCGGCAATGCTTGAAGGGCTGCCATCGACATACATCACAAGCTTTCATATCGATGGGGATTTTGCCGCGACAACAACCGGTTGGGTGCGTCAATTTCCAGGCATTGCCACGCTCGATGTTGGTGCAATCATTACCCGAATCAAGTCTTTGATGGATCGAGCCTCTTTAGCGGTAGAATATGTATTCCTGTTCACATTATTGGCCGGTTTCTGTGTATTGCTGGCTGCCGTGCAAAGTAGCCGGGGCGAGCGTATTCGTGAGTCCGCATTGTTGCGTGCACTGGGAGCATCACATCAGCAGTTGCGTGAGGCGGTAATTGCAGAATTTGCCATACTGGGTGCCATCGCGGGCTTGCTGGCATCCTTGTTTGCAACGCTCATCGCCTGGTCTTTGAGTCAGTTTGTATTTGAACTTCCGTTTCAACTGAACGCCTGGTTATGGATCATCGGTATTTTTGGTGGAGCTTTCGGAATTGCCACAGCTGGCTATCTGGCAACACGGCGGGTGCTTTATACGCCGCCGATCGTTGCCTTGCGCCATGCCAACTGA
- a CDS encoding ABC transporter ATP-binding protein yields MNSQTSASDNSAVAATSDAVLIGQQIAKRVSGPEGDLTILHALDIEIHPGEAVAIVGPSGSGKSTLLGILAGLDTPTEGTVELLHKPLSTMDEDSRARLRAGRVGFVFQSFQLLPGLTALENVMLPLELTGDADAAKRARAMLAKVGLEHREGHQPLQLSGGEQQRVALARAFVSEPALLFADEPTGNLDSETGEKIVELMFALTRQQGSAVVLVTHDDKLAGRCDRILRMGNGRLEAV; encoded by the coding sequence ATGAATAGTCAGACCAGCGCCAGCGACAATAGTGCCGTTGCTGCTACATCGGATGCCGTTCTAATCGGTCAACAGATTGCCAAGCGCGTTAGCGGTCCCGAGGGTGATCTGACTATCCTGCATGCGTTGGATATCGAGATTCACCCGGGCGAGGCTGTTGCTATTGTCGGTCCGTCCGGCTCAGGCAAATCTACCTTGCTGGGTATTCTGGCCGGTCTTGATACACCGACGGAAGGTACCGTGGAGCTCTTGCACAAGCCGCTGTCGACGATGGATGAGGATTCTCGTGCCCGTTTGCGTGCAGGGCGGGTTGGTTTCGTCTTTCAAAGCTTTCAGTTGTTGCCCGGTCTGACGGCACTTGAGAATGTCATGCTGCCACTGGAACTGACTGGTGACGCTGATGCTGCCAAACGAGCCCGTGCCATGCTGGCCAAGGTCGGTCTGGAGCATCGTGAAGGGCATCAGCCCTTGCAGCTGTCAGGCGGTGAACAGCAGCGAGTCGCGCTGGCTCGTGCCTTTGTTTCCGAGCCCGCTTTGCTGTTTGCTGATGAGCCGACCGGTAATCTGGATAGCGAGACGGGTGAAAAGATCGTAGAGCTGATGTTTGCCCTGACCCGTCAGCAAGGCTCGGCAGTGGTTCTGGTTACCCATGACGATAAACTTGCGGGCCGTTGTGATCGTATTCTGCGTATGGGCAACGGACGGTTGGAAGCGGTATGA
- a CDS encoding arylesterase — translation MRFTAVIRNLLFLTLILGANGARAESYTVLVMGDSIGAAYNLDEADGWVNLLGETLREEDLDVEMVNASISGDTTSGGLRRLPDALDRFTPDLLVIELGGNDGLRGYPPKNMQKNLEDMANIARERDIDVLILGMLIPTNYGNAYLKMFAKAFSTAAENTDSTLIPFLLEPIAQDRAYFQADGIHPTAEAQPLLMKHTLPFIRTFVAGDS, via the coding sequence ATGAGATTCACTGCAGTCATTCGAAATTTGTTATTTCTCACTCTCATCCTGGGCGCCAATGGGGCTCGTGCTGAGAGCTACACGGTTCTGGTAATGGGTGACAGTATCGGTGCCGCCTACAACCTTGACGAGGCAGATGGTTGGGTCAACCTGCTAGGCGAGACCCTGCGCGAAGAAGACCTGGATGTGGAAATGGTCAACGCCAGCATTAGCGGTGACACCACCTCTGGCGGACTGCGTCGTCTACCCGACGCCCTGGACCGGTTTACACCTGATCTTTTGGTCATAGAGCTGGGTGGTAACGATGGTCTGCGCGGTTATCCACCGAAAAACATGCAGAAGAACCTGGAAGATATGGCAAATATTGCTCGTGAACGCGATATTGATGTCCTGATACTGGGCATGTTGATACCAACAAATTATGGCAACGCCTATCTGAAGATGTTTGCCAAAGCATTTTCCACGGCTGCAGAAAATACCGACAGCACACTGATTCCTTTTCTTCTGGAACCTATTGCTCAGGATCGAGCCTATTTCCAGGCTGATGGCATCCACCCGACCGCCGAGGCCCAACCCTTGCTGATGAAACATACACTTCCGTTCATCAGAACATTCGTTGCAGGAGACAGTTGA
- a CDS encoding alpha/beta fold hydrolase, with product MPARRKFNFEGSQGEQLSALLETPDQEPLATALFAHCFTCGKDIAAASRISRALVKRGYAVMRFDFTGLGNSDGDFANTNFSSNVRDLVAAADHLREEGLPPSILIGHSLGGTAVLTAAHQVPECLGVVTIGSPGDARHVSAQFACDIGTIEENGEAEVSLAGRKFTIRKQFLDDINQTSIDHIGKLKKALLVMHSPIDATVSISEAERIYKAAHHPKSFVSLDDADHLLTRAADSEYVADIIAAWASRKIPMQAAATRPDIKSGEVKISERDHKFMLDVYSDDHQWIADEPTKVGGRNAGPDPYEHLLASVGACTAMTLRMYAARKQWPLDSAEVVLRHNREHLQDCEGCDEKPMQLDVIDRDITLHGDLDEEQHERLMAIADKCPVHRTLTGELSIRTRQIRA from the coding sequence ATGCCAGCTCGCCGTAAGTTCAATTTCGAAGGTTCACAAGGGGAGCAGCTGTCTGCACTGCTGGAAACACCAGACCAGGAACCCTTAGCCACAGCTCTGTTTGCACACTGCTTTACCTGTGGTAAAGACATTGCAGCCGCTTCCAGAATCTCCCGAGCTCTTGTCAAGCGCGGCTATGCCGTCATGCGTTTCGACTTCACCGGATTGGGTAATAGCGACGGCGATTTTGCCAATACCAATTTTTCCTCCAATGTGCGCGACCTGGTAGCCGCTGCCGACCATTTACGCGAAGAAGGTCTGCCACCTTCCATTCTGATCGGGCACAGTCTTGGAGGTACCGCAGTACTGACGGCGGCCCATCAGGTTCCCGAATGCCTGGGCGTGGTCACCATCGGCTCACCCGGTGATGCGCGGCACGTGTCAGCACAATTTGCCTGCGATATCGGCACCATAGAAGAGAATGGCGAAGCTGAGGTTAGCCTGGCGGGCCGCAAGTTCACCATTCGCAAACAGTTTCTGGACGATATCAACCAGACATCCATCGATCATATCGGCAAGCTCAAGAAAGCCTTGCTGGTCATGCACTCTCCCATTGATGCCACTGTCAGCATTAGCGAAGCCGAGCGTATCTATAAAGCGGCGCATCACCCCAAGAGTTTTGTCAGCCTCGATGATGCAGATCATCTGCTAACCCGTGCGGCCGACTCTGAATATGTAGCGGATATCATTGCCGCCTGGGCTTCCCGGAAAATCCCCATGCAGGCCGCTGCAACTCGACCAGACATCAAGTCTGGTGAGGTGAAAATCAGTGAGCGTGATCATAAATTCATGCTGGATGTCTACAGCGATGACCATCAATGGATTGCTGATGAACCGACCAAAGTGGGCGGTCGCAATGCCGGACCCGACCCTTATGAACATCTGCTGGCCTCGGTTGGCGCCTGCACGGCAATGACTCTTCGCATGTACGCGGCTCGCAAGCAATGGCCACTGGATTCTGCCGAAGTGGTTCTACGACACAATCGGGAGCATTTGCAAGATTGCGAAGGCTGTGATGAAAAACCGATGCAGCTGGATGTGATTGATCGAGACATCACCTTGCATGGTGATCTGGATGAAGAACAACACGAGCGACTCATGGCCATTGCCGACAAATGCCCGGTACATCGAACTCTCACAGGAGAGCTGAGTATCCGGACACGTCAGATTCGCGCATGA
- a CDS encoding ABC transporter ATP-binding protein has protein sequence MSETLIECQGLSKRYGSQLALDNVSLSLSTGEPIALIGPNGAGKTTLISLICGFIGKSSGQISVLGGKPGAQSLSGQLAALPQDALLDPRLSVGRQLRFFARLQGMNRREARADVQRVLETVDLLESINTKPSDLSHGMRKRIAIAQALLGAPRLVLLDEPTAGIDPPNAKLIRDLIRQQSRDTTFIVSSHNLDELERLCNSVVYLEKGRLISSGPLVVEDNDQGFITLRLATVPEDEFLEAAAKLPGIRQASRSAQGDYLIQADDDMHGSLVLMQLLSDKGWRYRQISRGKSLEERLYGNS, from the coding sequence ATGTCTGAAACACTCATCGAATGCCAGGGTTTATCCAAGCGCTATGGCAGCCAGCTAGCACTGGATAATGTTTCCCTGTCGCTATCAACCGGCGAACCTATCGCCTTGATTGGTCCCAATGGGGCCGGTAAAACGACACTGATCAGTCTGATCTGCGGCTTTATTGGTAAAAGCAGTGGTCAGATTTCCGTACTTGGCGGCAAGCCGGGTGCACAGTCGCTGAGTGGACAATTGGCGGCATTGCCACAGGACGCTCTGCTTGATCCACGTTTGAGTGTTGGCAGGCAGTTACGTTTTTTTGCGCGCTTACAGGGCATGAACCGTCGTGAGGCGCGTGCAGATGTGCAGCGTGTATTGGAGACGGTTGATCTGTTGGAGTCGATCAATACCAAGCCTTCTGATCTGAGCCATGGCATGCGAAAACGCATTGCCATCGCACAGGCCCTGCTGGGTGCGCCCCGGCTGGTACTGCTGGACGAGCCGACGGCGGGTATCGATCCACCGAACGCAAAGCTGATACGCGATCTGATTCGTCAGCAATCCCGGGACACGACATTTATTGTCAGCTCGCATAATCTGGATGAGCTTGAGCGTCTCTGCAATTCGGTTGTCTATCTGGAAAAAGGGCGCTTGATCAGTAGTGGACCACTGGTAGTGGAGGACAATGATCAAGGTTTCATCACACTGCGGCTTGCCACAGTGCCTGAGGACGAATTTCTCGAAGCAGCTGCGAAGCTGCCGGGTATCCGGCAGGCCAGTCGCAGTGCTCAGGGAGACTATTTGATTCAGGCAGATGATGATATGCACGGCAGTCTGGTATTAATGCAACTGCTGTCTGACAAAGGCTGGCGTTATCGCCAGATATCGCGCGGCAAATCACTTGAAGAGCGGCTGTACGGAAACTCCTGA